A single genomic interval of Microbacterium sp. zg-Y1090 harbors:
- a CDS encoding ABC transporter ATP-binding protein has translation MSTDNTPALDISNAVLELGDGDSRVRALDDVSLTVMPGEFLAIVGPSGSGKSSLLAIAGALAHPDSGTVRVHGTDLATLSKRTRARFRLRNIGFVFQSGNLLPALTAADQLRLAGRLAGNRHVDPAPVLESVGMSHRAGHRPGELSGGERQRVGIARALVNQPTLLLVDEPTAALDRRRSHEVVQLLADRAHDAGVAVVMVTHDRDVLEHCDRVLEMVDGRLGVPATV, from the coding sequence ATGAGCACCGACAACACCCCCGCCCTCGACATCAGCAACGCCGTGCTCGAGCTCGGCGACGGCGACTCGCGCGTGCGTGCCCTCGATGACGTGTCGCTGACCGTCATGCCTGGCGAGTTCCTCGCCATCGTCGGTCCCTCGGGCTCCGGCAAGTCGTCGCTGCTGGCGATCGCCGGCGCGCTGGCACACCCCGACAGCGGCACCGTGCGCGTGCACGGCACCGATCTGGCGACGCTCTCCAAGCGCACCCGCGCACGGTTCCGTCTGCGCAACATCGGGTTCGTCTTCCAGTCCGGCAACCTGCTGCCCGCCCTCACGGCCGCGGACCAGCTGCGCCTCGCCGGGCGCCTGGCGGGCAACCGCCACGTCGACCCGGCGCCCGTGCTGGAGTCGGTGGGCATGAGCCACCGCGCCGGTCACCGTCCCGGGGAGCTCTCCGGCGGCGAGCGTCAGCGTGTCGGCATCGCCCGTGCGCTGGTGAACCAGCCCACCCTGCTGCTGGTCGATGAGCCCACTGCGGCCCTCGACCGCCGCCGCAGCCACGAAGTGGTCCAGCTGCTCGCCGACCGGGCGCACGACGCCGGCGTCGCCGTGGTCATGGTCACCCACGACCGCGATGTGCTGGAGCACTGCGACCGCGTGCTCGAGATGGTCGACGGTCGCCTGGGAGTTCCCGCCACGGTCTGA
- a CDS encoding TetR/AcrR family transcriptional regulator: MPKITAPTVAEHRASQRAALVRAGEALLQEAGLAGVTPGSVSERAGMSRSSFYDYFPSKDDLLVAIAIDAIERWDADIERTLDGVDRGLPELRAFVDATMRMTADGRHAIAGALRDAKLSPSRFEDLMTLHDALMRPLTRVLADLGLSASRSTVALVQGVLGAGVQLVSHGVDPQVAADDVYGLLTRGIITA; encoded by the coding sequence ATGCCCAAGATCACTGCGCCCACGGTCGCCGAGCACCGCGCCTCGCAGCGCGCCGCTCTCGTGCGCGCGGGTGAGGCGCTGCTGCAGGAGGCCGGTCTCGCCGGGGTGACCCCGGGGAGCGTCTCCGAGCGCGCCGGCATGTCGCGCTCGAGCTTCTACGACTATTTCCCGTCCAAGGACGACCTGCTCGTCGCGATCGCGATCGATGCGATCGAGCGGTGGGACGCCGACATCGAGCGCACGCTCGACGGCGTCGATCGCGGCCTGCCCGAGCTGCGCGCCTTCGTCGACGCCACGATGCGGATGACCGCCGACGGCCGTCACGCGATCGCCGGGGCGTTGCGCGACGCGAAGCTCTCCCCGAGCCGGTTCGAAGACCTCATGACGCTGCACGACGCGCTCATGCGTCCGCTGACCCGGGTGCTGGCGGATCTCGGTCTGTCGGCATCCCGGTCGACTGTCGCCCTGGTGCAGGGTGTGCTGGGCGCGGGCGTGCAGCTCGTGTCGCACGGCGTCGATCCGCAGGTCGCCGCCGACGACGTGTACGGGCTGCTGACCCGCGGCATCATCACCGCCTGA
- a CDS encoding G5 domain-containing protein — protein sequence MGTLPPPPLPSVLGPRFRLPVWGWVVAGVIGILLLVFLAPLVAVIALTVMITGIVALVRNSPTWLRFRSRGWALSATLLAAVLLFVSSGISSAMSSGDGGTERAASSSESSRPALAEATAAPTPTSTPTPTPTPTPTPTPTFREVVATEPIAFSSTTVEDGALAQGQTVVTTEGRDGERTLTYRVTELDGVEIERELISDVVTAEPVTHVTSIGTYVAPPPPPAPSCDPNYADACVPIASDVDCAWGTGDGPAYFDGVARVVGSDVYGLDRDGDGYACER from the coding sequence GTGGGCACGCTGCCGCCGCCACCGCTGCCCTCTGTACTCGGACCCCGTTTCCGCCTTCCGGTCTGGGGCTGGGTCGTTGCAGGGGTCATCGGAATCCTGCTGCTGGTCTTCCTCGCTCCGCTCGTGGCCGTGATCGCACTGACCGTGATGATCACCGGCATCGTGGCACTCGTCCGCAACTCGCCGACTTGGTTGCGCTTCCGTTCCCGCGGATGGGCCCTGAGCGCCACCCTGCTCGCGGCTGTCCTGCTGTTCGTCAGCAGCGGCATCTCGTCGGCGATGTCCTCCGGCGACGGCGGCACCGAGCGGGCGGCGAGCTCGTCGGAGTCGTCTCGCCCGGCGTTGGCCGAGGCGACCGCCGCCCCGACCCCGACATCGACGCCCACGCCGACGCCCACACCCACGCCGACGCCCACACCGACGTTCCGTGAGGTGGTCGCCACCGAGCCGATCGCGTTTTCGTCCACCACGGTCGAGGATGGCGCGCTCGCGCAGGGACAGACGGTTGTGACGACGGAGGGGCGCGACGGCGAACGCACCCTCACATACCGCGTGACGGAGCTCGATGGTGTGGAGATCGAGCGGGAACTGATCTCGGACGTCGTGACCGCCGAGCCCGTCACCCACGTGACGTCGATCGGGACCTACGTCGCACCTCCTCCCCCGCCCGCACCCAGCTGCGACCCGAACTATGCCGACGCGTGCGTTCCGATCGCGAGCGATGTCGACTGCGCCTGGGGAACCGGGGACGGTCCCGCCTACTTCGACGGTGTTGCGCGGGTCGTGGGATCGGACGTCTACGGCCTCGACCGCGACGGCGACGGGTACGCCTGCGAGCGCTGA
- a CDS encoding protein adenylyltransferase SelO translates to MSLAPETTVDLGSRFAREFPELSTPWSAADFPDARLLVLNAPLAVELGLDPEALRAADGVAFLTGNRVPASAAPVAQAYAGHQFGGYSPVLGDGRALLLGELTARDGALRDLHLKGSGPTPFARGGDGLAAVGPMLREYVISEAMHALGVPTTRALAVSATGLGVQRETMLPGAVLTRVAASHVRVGTFQFAASTGEVDLVRRLVAHALERHYPERVGAENPSVALLEAVIDAQASLIAKWMLLGFVHGVMNTDNMTISGETIDYGPCAFMDAFDPASVFSSIDLQGRYAFGRQPLIAEWNLTRFAEALLPTLDDDEDRAIELAQNALGRFRDAYNAAWFGGMLAKLGIRADADDAVTTALLTDLVSLLQIGRVDYTGFFRRLGQAARGDEAPARALFADPGPFDIWGARWRALNPDADAMDAVNPAYIPRNHLVEEALAAATEGDVTLVERLVEVVGSPYVERTGAERYAEPAPEAFGPYRTFCGT, encoded by the coding sequence ATGAGCCTCGCGCCCGAGACCACCGTCGACCTGGGCTCGCGCTTCGCCCGCGAGTTCCCGGAGCTGTCCACGCCGTGGTCCGCGGCGGACTTTCCCGACGCCCGTCTGCTGGTCCTGAACGCCCCGCTCGCCGTCGAACTGGGACTCGACCCCGAGGCCCTCCGCGCAGCCGACGGCGTCGCCTTCCTCACCGGAAACCGTGTGCCCGCGTCCGCCGCCCCGGTCGCGCAGGCCTACGCCGGTCACCAGTTCGGCGGCTACTCTCCCGTGCTCGGTGACGGGCGCGCGCTGCTGCTCGGCGAACTCACCGCCCGTGACGGCGCCCTGCGCGATCTGCACCTCAAGGGGTCCGGCCCCACTCCCTTCGCCCGCGGCGGCGACGGGCTGGCCGCCGTCGGCCCGATGCTGCGGGAGTACGTGATCAGCGAGGCCATGCACGCGCTGGGAGTGCCGACCACCCGCGCGCTCGCCGTCAGCGCGACCGGCCTCGGCGTGCAACGCGAGACGATGCTCCCCGGCGCCGTGCTCACCCGCGTCGCCGCGAGCCACGTGCGGGTGGGAACGTTCCAGTTCGCGGCTTCCACCGGCGAAGTCGACCTCGTGCGCCGGCTCGTCGCCCACGCCCTCGAGCGCCACTACCCGGAGCGCGTCGGTGCCGAGAACCCGTCGGTGGCGCTGCTCGAAGCCGTCATCGACGCCCAAGCCTCGCTCATCGCGAAATGGATGCTGCTCGGCTTCGTCCACGGCGTGATGAACACCGACAACATGACGATCTCGGGGGAGACGATCGACTACGGCCCGTGCGCCTTCATGGATGCCTTCGACCCGGCATCCGTCTTCAGCTCCATCGATCTGCAAGGCCGCTATGCCTTCGGCCGGCAGCCGCTCATCGCCGAGTGGAACCTCACCCGCTTCGCCGAGGCGCTGCTGCCCACGCTCGATGACGACGAAGACCGGGCGATCGAGCTGGCGCAGAACGCGCTCGGGCGCTTCCGCGACGCGTACAACGCGGCATGGTTCGGCGGGATGCTGGCCAAGCTCGGCATCCGGGCCGACGCCGACGACGCGGTCACGACGGCCCTGCTGACCGACCTCGTCAGCCTGCTGCAGATCGGTCGTGTCGACTACACGGGCTTCTTCCGGCGCCTCGGTCAGGCCGCGCGCGGCGACGAGGCTCCCGCCCGCGCGCTGTTCGCCGACCCGGGGCCGTTCGACATCTGGGGCGCCCGGTGGCGGGCGCTGAACCCCGACGCGGATGCCATGGACGCGGTGAACCCGGCGTACATCCCGCGCAACCACCTCGTGGAGGAAGCGCTGGCGGCGGCCACCGAGGGCGACGTCACCCTGGTCGAGCGGCTGGTCGAGGTCGTAGGCTCACCGTACGTCGAGCGGACCGGGGCTGAGCGCTATGCGGAGCCCGCGCCGGAGGCGTTCGGCCCGTACCGCACCTTCTGCGGCACCTGA
- a CDS encoding dihydrofolate reductase family protein, translated as MPETTCHISMSLDGFVAGPDQSLDDPLGRRGLELHRWHLGDPRATEADALASAWVGRPRGAYVMGRNMFGPIRGAWDGDWRGWWGPEPPYHAPVFVLTHYARDPIEMEGGTTFHFVTRGFDDAYARAVETAGDDGIHIAGGASTVRQALAADRVDEITLDIAPVLLGSGERIFDGRETFDYEPVEVLHSPLATHIRYRRA; from the coding sequence ATGCCGGAGACCACCTGTCACATCTCGATGTCCCTCGACGGCTTCGTCGCGGGGCCGGACCAGAGCCTCGACGATCCGCTCGGAAGGCGCGGACTCGAGCTGCACCGCTGGCACCTGGGAGATCCGCGCGCCACGGAGGCCGATGCCCTCGCCTCCGCCTGGGTGGGACGCCCCCGGGGCGCTTACGTGATGGGCCGCAACATGTTCGGCCCGATCCGCGGCGCCTGGGATGGTGACTGGCGCGGGTGGTGGGGACCTGAGCCGCCGTACCACGCACCCGTGTTCGTGCTCACCCACTACGCCCGCGACCCGATCGAGATGGAAGGCGGAACCACCTTCCACTTCGTCACCCGAGGCTTCGACGATGCCTACGCGCGCGCGGTGGAGACCGCCGGCGATGACGGCATCCACATCGCGGGCGGTGCCTCCACCGTGCGCCAGGCGCTCGCCGCCGACCGGGTCGACGAGATCACCCTCGACATCGCGCCCGTGCTGCTCGGCTCGGGGGAGCGCATCTTCGACGGCAGGGAGACGTTCGACTACGAGCCCGTGGAGGTGCTGCACTCGCCCCTGGCGACGCACATCCGCTACCGCCGCGCCTGA
- a CDS encoding YajQ family cyclic di-GMP-binding protein yields MADSSFDIVSKIDRQEADNALNQARKEVEQRYDFKGTDSSIEWSGESILIKANSEERAKAVLDVFQSKLIKRGISLKSLESGDPVASGREYRIVSTLKEGISSENAKKISKMIRDEGPKSVKSQIQGDELRVQSKSRDDLQEVQRLLKAADLDVDLQFINYR; encoded by the coding sequence ATGGCTGATTCCTCGTTCGACATCGTCTCGAAGATCGACCGCCAGGAGGCGGACAACGCTCTCAACCAGGCGCGCAAAGAGGTCGAGCAGCGCTACGACTTCAAGGGCACCGACTCGTCGATCGAGTGGAGCGGCGAGTCGATCCTCATCAAGGCGAACAGCGAAGAGCGCGCGAAGGCCGTGCTCGACGTGTTCCAGTCGAAGCTCATCAAACGCGGCATCTCGCTGAAGAGCCTGGAGTCGGGTGACCCCGTCGCCAGCGGTCGCGAGTACCGCATCGTCTCCACGCTCAAGGAGGGCATTTCCTCCGAGAACGCGAAGAAGATCAGCAAGATGATCCGCGACGAGGGCCCCAAGTCGGTCAAGTCGCAGATCCAGGGCGACGAGCTGCGCGTGCAGTCCAAGAGCCGCGACGACCTGCAGGAGGTGCAGCGCCTGCTGAAGGCGGCCGACCTCGACGTCGACCTGCAGTTCATCAACTACCGCTGA
- a CDS encoding PLDc N-terminal domain-containing protein translates to MAKKAAALSAGAKVGLSLVGVLQAAFAFLAYWDLGHRDPGDVRGPKALWTPIILINWIGPAAYFLAGIRHRR, encoded by the coding sequence ATGGCCAAGAAAGCCGCAGCTCTCAGCGCAGGAGCCAAGGTCGGACTCAGCCTGGTGGGCGTGCTGCAGGCCGCATTCGCCTTCCTCGCCTACTGGGACCTCGGTCACCGAGACCCGGGCGACGTGCGCGGCCCGAAGGCGCTGTGGACCCCGATCATCCTCATCAACTGGATCGGTCCGGCGGCGTACTTCCTCGCCGGCATCCGCCACCGCCGCTGA
- a CDS encoding bile acid:sodium symporter family protein has product MGSALTTIGLPVALGIIMFGLGLSLTPRDFARVATQPKAVIVALGCQLVLLPAICFGLVLLFQLPPVLAVGMMMLAASPGGTTANLYSHLFRGDIALNISLTAINSVIAVVTLPIITNLAIAYFDPFDGELGMQWAKTAEVFAIVLLPVALGMIVRRVRPGFADGMDKPVRIVSVIVLVVVIAGAVASNWALLVDNVASLALITVLFCLISLAVGYLVPRLLRVGQRQAVASSFEIGIHNATLAIVIAQTVLGSMELSLPAAVYGVLMFFIAFGFGFVIRGRGDAAAAEREERDGAAERVPS; this is encoded by the coding sequence ATGGGATCAGCGTTGACCACCATCGGATTGCCCGTCGCCCTCGGCATCATCATGTTCGGCTTGGGCCTCAGTCTCACCCCGCGCGACTTCGCGCGGGTCGCCACCCAGCCCAAGGCGGTGATCGTCGCGCTGGGATGCCAGCTGGTGCTGCTGCCGGCGATCTGCTTCGGCCTGGTGCTGCTGTTCCAGCTGCCGCCGGTGCTCGCCGTGGGCATGATGATGCTCGCCGCCTCACCGGGAGGGACGACCGCCAACCTCTACAGCCACCTGTTCCGCGGCGACATCGCGCTGAACATCTCGCTGACCGCGATCAACTCCGTCATCGCCGTGGTGACGCTGCCGATCATCACGAACCTGGCGATCGCCTACTTCGACCCCTTCGACGGGGAGCTCGGGATGCAGTGGGCCAAGACCGCCGAGGTGTTCGCGATCGTGCTGCTTCCGGTGGCGCTCGGGATGATCGTGCGGCGCGTGCGTCCGGGGTTCGCCGATGGCATGGACAAGCCGGTGCGCATCGTGTCGGTGATCGTGCTGGTGGTCGTGATCGCGGGAGCGGTGGCATCCAACTGGGCGCTGCTGGTCGACAACGTCGCGAGCCTGGCGCTCATCACGGTGCTGTTCTGCCTCATCAGCCTGGCCGTCGGATACCTCGTGCCGCGGCTGCTGCGCGTCGGGCAGCGCCAGGCGGTCGCGTCGTCGTTCGAGATCGGCATCCACAACGCCACGCTCGCCATCGTCATCGCCCAGACCGTGCTCGGCTCGATGGAGCTGAGTCTTCCGGCCGCCGTCTACGGCGTGCTGATGTTCTTCATCGCCTTCGGGTTCGGCTTCGTCATCCGCGGGCGCGGCGACGCCGCTGCCGCCGAGCGCGAGGAGAGGGACGGTGCCGCCGAGCGCGTGCCTTCGTAG
- a CDS encoding FBP domain-containing protein, with amino-acid sequence MRPLTEDELRTSFVNAGPEDIRQVTVPADFPFADWDHLDFYAWRDPRTRGRGYVVAELDGRLAAVMLRAADGSGRARAAMCNLCHTMQPADQVALFTARKAGDAGAHGDSIGTYICADLSCHENVRLAAPLAPSEVRASVDRRIDGTRQRAEAFVARVLDAEA; translated from the coding sequence ATGCGTCCGCTCACTGAGGACGAACTGCGCACCTCGTTCGTCAACGCCGGTCCTGAGGACATCCGCCAGGTGACCGTGCCCGCCGACTTCCCCTTCGCCGACTGGGACCACCTGGACTTCTACGCGTGGCGCGACCCGCGCACCCGGGGGAGGGGCTACGTCGTCGCCGAACTCGACGGCCGGCTCGCCGCGGTGATGCTGCGCGCGGCCGACGGATCGGGGCGGGCGCGAGCGGCGATGTGCAACCTCTGCCACACGATGCAGCCGGCTGATCAGGTGGCTCTGTTCACGGCGCGCAAGGCCGGGGATGCCGGAGCGCACGGCGACAGCATCGGCACCTACATCTGCGCCGATCTGTCGTGCCACGAGAACGTCAGGCTGGCGGCTCCCCTCGCGCCGAGCGAGGTCCGCGCGAGCGTGGACCGCCGCATCGACGGCACCCGGCAGCGCGCCGAAGCCTTCGTCGCGCGGGTGCTGGATGCCGAGGCGTGA
- a CDS encoding NAD-dependent epimerase/dehydratase family protein has protein sequence MSTVAIIGGTGLLGRATAEELLAHGYDVLSIALPPETAHPLEGVRYAYCDVAAASDDELLALLDGVDAVAYAAGVDERVAPQAPAAGFFYRANVLPTQRMARLARQAGVSSFVVFGSYFAEFAERWPELGLREKAGYVRTRLLQEQVAFLEGDGAMTVTSLRLPWIFGTMPDTVPLWSMFVAMDAAVPEDAPIAVPAGGTVMITTGQVAKAARGAIERGEHGKTYALGGINMTYADFHRMIAEEAGMDPARVTPLPAEVFLPGMTAYDKAEAARGIEHGMHQEDAARVQERFAYIDPEPVQAALGYGPEDVEAAIRESLRVCVAATTAMA, from the coding sequence ATGTCCACTGTTGCCATCATCGGCGGAACCGGCCTCCTCGGACGCGCCACGGCTGAGGAGCTCCTCGCCCACGGCTATGACGTGCTCTCCATCGCACTTCCGCCGGAGACCGCCCACCCTCTCGAGGGCGTGCGCTACGCGTACTGCGACGTCGCCGCGGCATCCGATGACGAGCTGCTCGCGCTGCTCGACGGCGTCGATGCTGTGGCCTACGCCGCCGGCGTGGACGAGCGGGTCGCCCCGCAGGCACCCGCTGCCGGCTTCTTCTACCGCGCCAACGTGCTGCCCACCCAGCGGATGGCGCGCCTGGCCAGGCAGGCCGGCGTCAGTTCGTTCGTCGTGTTCGGCTCCTACTTCGCCGAGTTCGCCGAGCGGTGGCCAGAACTGGGGCTGCGTGAGAAGGCGGGGTACGTCCGCACCCGGCTCCTGCAGGAGCAGGTCGCCTTCCTCGAGGGCGACGGCGCGATGACGGTCACGTCGCTGCGCCTCCCCTGGATCTTCGGCACCATGCCCGACACCGTGCCGCTGTGGAGCATGTTCGTGGCGATGGATGCCGCGGTGCCCGAGGACGCCCCCATCGCCGTCCCCGCAGGTGGCACCGTCATGATCACCACCGGCCAGGTCGCCAAGGCCGCGCGCGGCGCGATCGAGCGCGGCGAGCACGGCAAGACCTATGCGCTCGGCGGCATCAACATGACGTACGCCGACTTCCACCGCATGATCGCGGAGGAGGCCGGCATGGACCCGGCCCGCGTGACACCCCTGCCTGCGGAGGTCTTCCTCCCCGGTATGACGGCGTACGACAAGGCCGAAGCCGCACGCGGCATCGAGCACGGCATGCACCAGGAGGATGCCGCGCGCGTGCAGGAGCGCTTCGCCTACATCGACCCGGAGCCGGTGCAGGCAGCTCTCGGCTACGGCCCCGAGGACGTCGAAGCCGCGATCCGCGAGAGCCTGCGGGTCTGCGTCGCAGCGACCACCGCGATGGCCTGA
- a CDS encoding inositol monophosphatase family protein, producing MALEQELSALAVDIAAEAGELAHRRRAEGVSIAASKSALADIVTEADREVENLIRDRLSAARPGDGFLGEESEADRGTTGITWVVDPIDGTVNYAYGIPSYAVSIAAVSGEPDPRAWQALAGAVYAPALGEMFRAERGGGAWLGDERLRVNSDLNPAGSLLATGFGYDPATHAPQLALLGRVMPLARDIRRIGAASLDLAYVAAGRLDGYFERGLNPWDHAAGVLMVQEAGGIAVGVDGGAPSRDMTIVGGEQLVDRLAAIVFGEQGIPT from the coding sequence ATGGCTCTGGAGCAGGAACTGTCCGCACTCGCCGTCGACATCGCCGCGGAAGCCGGGGAACTCGCCCACCGCCGCCGCGCGGAGGGGGTCTCGATCGCGGCGAGCAAGTCCGCCCTTGCGGATATCGTCACCGAAGCCGACCGCGAGGTGGAGAACCTCATCCGGGATCGGCTGTCCGCCGCGCGCCCGGGCGACGGCTTCCTCGGAGAAGAGTCCGAGGCCGACCGCGGCACCACCGGCATCACGTGGGTCGTCGATCCCATCGACGGCACCGTCAACTACGCCTACGGCATCCCCTCCTATGCGGTGAGCATCGCCGCCGTGTCCGGCGAACCCGACCCGCGTGCGTGGCAGGCGCTGGCCGGCGCCGTGTATGCGCCGGCTCTGGGAGAGATGTTCCGCGCGGAGCGCGGTGGGGGTGCGTGGCTCGGCGATGAGCGTCTGCGCGTCAACAGCGACCTGAACCCCGCCGGGTCGCTGCTGGCGACCGGTTTCGGATACGACCCCGCCACGCATGCGCCCCAGCTCGCCCTGCTCGGCCGGGTCATGCCGCTGGCTCGCGACATCCGCCGCATCGGCGCGGCGTCGCTGGATCTGGCCTACGTCGCGGCGGGCCGGCTCGACGGCTATTTCGAGCGCGGGCTGAACCCGTGGGATCACGCCGCTGGCGTGCTCATGGTGCAAGAAGCGGGTGGCATCGCGGTGGGCGTCGACGGCGGCGCCCCCAGCCGGGACATGACCATCGTGGGTGGGGAGCAGCTCGTCGACCGGCTGGCGGCGATCGTCTTCGGCGAGCAGGGAATCCCGACGTGA
- a CDS encoding M23 family metallopeptidase, with amino-acid sequence MTLDAPSAVPAPARRSDRIAAANARDAVASDAPRVLTRAELRQRAAVAPVEPSRSSLRRRASGIPGESWRVEQPTEVAPEPQADAAQATAPQADAPQADAAHSDASQVDGAQVAGLAAFVVAAAAVELPAALTRRSPEPASVLQPSAAPMTRAARAAAARAARAPEPLAIVAPDAQVPAVEAPAAEAPAVEAPAVEAPAAEAPAVEVPAVEVPAVEAPAVEVAVADVAVTLVPVDDASLTAAPQAQPPLRRRARRAEAATPPASAAADIDATAEADCPLPDAVTSAPAAPQLDDFERAAKIFAFAGSARQQAAGARAGERAAPRAQVAPCAEGTPPRGWAQARKRLAAASASIGAMGVVGLLAISMTTPAGAVAAGEAQTVPGAAATSASAEDALTETDEIQAFVASAATTDISLGRDANYTTATRSDLAAESGVRNFDNSFISDPNSPVQWPFPVGVPYTWGFQMRDGSMHHGIDFVPGQGAEIHAIADGTVRVATEAGGLYGVHVIIDHVIDGELVSSHYAHMEYGSLNVAVGDTITVGEVLGTVGDTGYSFGAHLHFEILQNGSTRIDPLPWMREHTGG; translated from the coding sequence TTGACCCTCGACGCCCCCTCGGCCGTCCCGGCGCCCGCGCGCAGGTCCGACCGCATCGCCGCCGCGAACGCGCGCGACGCCGTCGCTTCCGACGCGCCCCGCGTTCTCACGCGCGCGGAACTGCGCCAGCGCGCGGCCGTCGCTCCGGTCGAGCCCTCGCGTTCGTCGCTGCGCCGGCGTGCCTCGGGCATCCCGGGGGAGTCGTGGCGCGTCGAGCAGCCGACCGAGGTCGCGCCGGAGCCGCAGGCGGATGCCGCGCAGGCGACGGCGCCGCAGGCGGACGCACCGCAGGCGGATGCCGCGCACTCGGACGCGTCGCAGGTCGATGGCGCCCAGGTCGCGGGTCTCGCCGCATTCGTGGTTGCCGCGGCGGCCGTCGAGCTTCCCGCGGCGCTGACGCGCCGGTCTCCCGAGCCCGCCTCCGTGCTCCAGCCCTCCGCCGCCCCGATGACGCGCGCGGCCCGCGCGGCTGCGGCGCGCGCGGCCCGTGCCCCCGAGCCTCTCGCGATCGTGGCTCCCGATGCGCAGGTCCCCGCAGTCGAAGCGCCCGCAGCCGAGGCGCCCGCAGTCGAAGCGCCCGCAGTCGAGGCGCCCGCAGCCGAGGCGCCTGCAGTCGAGGTCCCTGCAGTCGAGGTCCCCGCAGTCGAGGCGCCCGCTGTCGAGGTCGCCGTGGCCGACGTCGCCGTCACCCTCGTGCCGGTGGATGACGCGTCCCTCACCGCCGCGCCGCAGGCGCAACCGCCGCTGCGGCGGCGCGCACGCCGAGCGGAGGCCGCCACGCCGCCCGCATCGGCTGCTGCAGACATCGATGCGACAGCAGAAGCGGACTGCCCCCTTCCTGACGCGGTGACCTCTGCGCCCGCCGCCCCACAGCTCGACGATTTCGAACGCGCCGCGAAGATCTTCGCGTTCGCGGGATCGGCCCGGCAGCAGGCCGCGGGTGCACGCGCCGGGGAGCGCGCCGCCCCCCGCGCGCAGGTCGCGCCGTGCGCCGAAGGCACGCCCCCTCGCGGGTGGGCGCAGGCGCGCAAGCGTCTGGCTGCCGCATCCGCGTCGATCGGCGCGATGGGCGTCGTGGGCCTGCTCGCGATCAGCATGACGACGCCGGCCGGCGCCGTCGCCGCGGGTGAGGCGCAGACCGTCCCGGGTGCCGCGGCTACCTCGGCATCCGCCGAGGACGCGCTCACCGAGACCGATGAGATCCAGGCGTTCGTGGCATCCGCCGCCACGACCGACATCAGCCTCGGTCGCGATGCGAACTACACCACGGCGACGCGGTCGGACCTCGCCGCCGAGTCGGGCGTGCGCAACTTCGACAATTCGTTCATCAGCGACCCGAACTCGCCCGTGCAGTGGCCGTTCCCGGTGGGGGTTCCCTACACCTGGGGCTTCCAGATGCGCGACGGCAGCATGCACCACGGCATCGACTTCGTGCCGGGGCAGGGCGCCGAGATCCACGCGATCGCCGACGGCACCGTGCGCGTCGCCACCGAGGCCGGCGGGCTGTACGGGGTGCACGTCATCATCGACCACGTCATCGACGGCGAACTCGTCTCGAGCCACTACGCGCACATGGAGTACGGCTCCCTCAACGTGGCGGTCGGTGACACGATCACGGTGGGCGAGGTGCTCGGCACCGTCGGTGACACCGGCTACTCCTTCGGTGCGCACCTGCACTTCGAGATCCTGCAGAACGGGTCGACGCGCATCGACCCGCTTCCGTGGATGCGCGAACACACCGGAGGGTGA